The following proteins come from a genomic window of Lolium rigidum isolate FL_2022 chromosome 5, APGP_CSIRO_Lrig_0.1, whole genome shotgun sequence:
- the LOC124657042 gene encoding momilactone A synthase-like, with amino-acid sequence MILRLAIEARLNFESGGLKAEVGRQCRRRPVAINGGGWEGKIALITGGASGLGKATAHEFIQEGASVVLADINSQLGLQTAEELGPHAHFIHCDVAVEDSVAGAVDAAVARHGRLDVMFNSAGVAGSLSGTSEMASLDLGQFDSVMRVNVRGTLAGIKHATRVMAPACSGSILCMGSISGLMGGLGSYPYSASKLAIAGVVRTAAAELARHGVRVNCISPHAIATPMVVRQFAEMLGGADEATVASIVAGLGQLKGATCEAVDVARAAVYLASDDAKYVSGHNLVVDGGFTTYKYMDLPFPTPQE; translated from the exons ATGATTCTCCGGCTCGCCATTGAAGCCAG ACTGAACTTC GAGAGCGGCGGCCTCAAAGCTGAAGTTGGTCGGCAGTGCAGGCGCCGGCCGGTGGCTATCAACGGCGGTGGATGGGAG GGGAAGATTGCGCTGATAACTGGAGGGGCTAGCGGGCTCGGCAAGGCAACGGCTCACGAGTTCATCCAGGAGGGCGCATCCGTTGTTCTTGCCGACATCAATTCCCAGCTAGGCCTGCAGACAGCCGAGGAGCTTGGCCCGCATGCTCACTTCATCCACTGCGACGTTGCCGTCGAGGACAGCGTCGCGGGAGCCGTCGACGCCGCAGTGGCCAGGCACGGCCGGCTCGACGTCATGTTCAACAGCGCAGGCGTAGCGGGCTCTCTGTCCGGCACCTCGGAGATGGCGAGCCTGGACCTGGGCCAGTTCGACAGCGTGATGCGCGTGAACGTGCGCGGCACGCTGGCGGGGATCAAGCACGCGACCCGCGTCATGGCGCCGGCGTGCTCCGGCTCCATCCTCTGCATGGGGAGCATCAGCGGCCTCATGGGCGGGCTCGGCTCCTACCCGTACTCGGCGTCCAAGCTCGCCATCGCCGGCGTCGTCAGAACCGCCGCCGCGGAGCTCGCGCGGCACGGCGTCCGCGTCAACTGCATATCGCCGCACGCGATCGCGACGCCGATGGTGGTGCGGCAGTTCGCTGAGATGCTCGGGGGCGCGGATGAGGCGACGGTGGCGTCCATCGTCGCGGGCCTCGGTCAGCTCAAGGGCGCGACGTGCGAGGCGGTGGACGTGGCCAGGGCGGCCGTGTACCTCGCGTCGGACGACGCAAAGTACGTGTCCGGCCACAACCTGGTGGTGGACGGTGGGTTCACCACCTACAAGTACATGGACCTGCCATTCCCCACGCCACAGGAGTGA